A genomic stretch from Nilaparvata lugens isolate BPH chromosome 8, ASM1435652v1, whole genome shotgun sequence includes:
- the LOC111044881 gene encoding ribosome biogenesis regulatory protein homolog, whose translation MGILTSDKLSSTELKTAEGVAKLSTASLGKFQPKLRKEKENIKQKNIPGVQKRKMTVVPAAVEKASNLEILDGILNKKPKLDVDKAVNKQIFVEQQQRAQEKKNEKPKGKGKRKGHAKGGGAGGGAGAKGGGAKGKKSAMIASKIGKVKGKRKHGGSAGGKKVGKRYSGGGKRR comes from the exons ATGGGAATATTAACCTCTGATAAGCTGTCGTCAACAGAG TTGAAAACTGCGGAAGGTGTTGCCAAGCTATCAACAGCATCACTCGGAAAATTCCAGCCCAAACTcaggaaagagaaagaaaacatCAAGCAGAAAAACATTCCCGGCGTTCAGAAAAGGAAAATGACAGTTGTGCCAGCTGCGGTCGAAAAAGCATCGAATCTGGAAATTCTGGACGGAATTCTGAACAAGAAACCCAAACTGGATGTGGACAAGGCGGTCAACAAGCAAATATTTGTTGAACAACAACa GCGAGCTCAAGAGAAGAAGAACGAAAAACCGAAAGGTAAAGGCAAGAGGAAAGGGCATGCAAAGGGAGGCGGCGCCGGGGGTGGAGCAGGGGCTAAGGGGGGCGGAGCCAAGGGCAAGAAGTCAGCCATGATTGCGTCGAAAATCGGCAAAGTGAAGGGCAAGAGGAAACACGGAGGAAGTGCAGGAGGAAAGAAAGTGGGAAAACGGTATTCGGGTGGAGGAAAGAGACGTTAA